From Juglans regia cultivar Chandler chromosome 8, Walnut 2.0, whole genome shotgun sequence, the proteins below share one genomic window:
- the LOC108987205 gene encoding probable WRKY transcription factor 2, whose product MEVEDVKAIAGGSSSLELNPSKSIAERRAAKCGFNAKCLKTALFRTTSPLASPGARLTIPAGISPTALLDSPIMLPNIRAPHSPTTGTFPLPPLSHESLMLSSMAAEDGDRGSDVGSLNFVPYENPDSLSGFYGFIDQNADVDNNALESVPTQMDFEFPAELPKADTIDDCAMGLSTDGKVLKNMVMNAKCMDLSIHHSEVASDQKSLPKEPIHGEDVGANHLLEGDLKGSYPSTGVLRASEDGYNWRKYGQKQVKGSEYPRSYYKCTHSNCQVKKKVERSHDGQITEIVYKGTHNHAKPQPNRRASVSSTFSIDETSEMGEDGGTCIKSEGGSVWRNIQLGSKDVKFGSDWRANGMEGTSSASVLLEFSDPLSTAQRKSVGVLESGETPELSSRLGSHDDDDNEDEAAQGSVSLEDDADVDESESKRMKTENCLIETNLASRAVREPRVVVQIESEVDILDDGYRWRKYGQKVVKGNPNPRSYYKCTSAGCSVRKHVERASHDIKCVITTYEGKHNHEVPVARNGGQINSSGANAYPAATNVQSTLTLARNMNVSERETHVQDLAPHFLRKPEFGNDQPRPSFLGNFNNDMKFGATPIYQMKFPSLQNTISYASLGLNSNCTFNLQSYPFVVPDFPISLPLELPNAGNLTLAGLDFNVGKPVGPVQSFRSGQQLKENDARFLRPKQEQNDDNLYDACLATVDHGNASSSSSSSSSSIYHRVI is encoded by the exons ATGGAAGTCGAGGATGTCAAAGCCATAGCCGggggttcttcttctttggaaTTGAACCCCAGTAAGAGCATTGCGGAGAGGCGGGCGGCCAAGTGCGGGTTCAATGCTAAGTGTCTCAAAACGGCGCTGTTTCGAACCACGAGCCCCTTGGCTTCTCCGGGCGCGAGGCTAACTATTCCCGCCGGGATTAGCCCCACCGCCTTGCTTGACTCCCCCATCATGCTACCAAACATCCGG GCACCGCATTCTCCAACCACTGGAACTTTTCCATTGCCTCCTCTTAGCCATGAAAGTTTGATGCTGAGTTCGATGGCTGCTGAAGATGGGGATAGGGGCAGTGATGTTGGCTCCCTCAACTTCGTACCTTATGAGAATCCTGATTCTTTGTCTGGCTTTTATGGATTTATAGATCAG AATGCTGATGTTGACAATAACGCACTTGAGTCAGTGCCAACACAAATGGATTTTGAATTCCCAGCAGAACTCCCAAAAGCAGATACCATAGACGACTGTGCAATGGGTTTATCCACTGATGGGAAAGTGTTAAAAAACATGGTTATGAATGCCAAATGCATGGACTTGTCCATTCATCACTCTGAAGTAGCCAGCGATCAAAAGTCTCTTCCGAAAGAACCTATTCATGGTGAGGATGTTGGGGCAAATCATCTTCTGGAAGGAGACTTGAAAGGGTCATATCCTTCTACAGGAGTGTTAAGGGCATCAGAAGATGGATACAATTGGAGAAAGTATGGGCAGAAACAGGTAAAAGGTAGTGAATATCCAAGAAGTTACTATAAATGCACACATTCAAATTGTCaggtgaaaaaaaaagtggaacgATCCCATGATGGTCAAATAACGGAAATCGTCTATAAGGGTACTCATAATCATGCGAAACCTCAGCCTAACCGCCGAGCATCTGTCAGTTCCACATTTTCAATCGATGAAACATCAGAGATGGGTGAAGACGGTGGAACCTGTATCAAATCTGAAGGCGGATCAGTCTGGAGGAATATTCAGTTGGGTTCGAAGGATGTTAAATTTGGCTCTGATTGGAGGGCTAATGGGATGGAAGGGACTTCCTCAGCATCTGTTCTATTGGAGTTTTCAGATCCATTATCAACTGCACAAAGGAAATCTGTAGGAGTACTTGAATCAGGTGAAACTCCAGAGCTTTCATCTAGACTTGGTagtcatgatgatgatgataatgaagaTGAGGCCGCGCAGGGAAGCGTATCCCTTGAAGATGATGCTGATGTCGATGAGTCCGAGTCAAAAAGAAT GAAGACAGAGAACTGCTTGATTGAAACAAATTTGGCATCCAGGGCTGTCCGCGAACCAAGAGTAGTTGTCCAAATAGAGAGTGAAGTAGACATACTTGATGATGGTTATCGCTGGCGGAAATATGGGCAAAAAGTTGTCAAAGGAAATCCAAACCCTAG GAGCTACTACAAATGCACAAGCGCCGGATGTTCTGTACGGAAGCATGTGGAAAGGGCCTCTCACGATATTAAATGTGTAATCACAACATATGAGGGAAAACACAACCATGAAGTGCCTGTAGCCAGAAATGGGGGCCAAATAAATTCAAGCGGTGCTAATGCATATCCAGCAGCTACTAATGTTCAATCTACCCTTACACTTGCCAGAAACATGAATGTTTCAGAACGTGAAACACATGTTCAAGATCTTGCACCACATTTTCTTAGGAAACCTGAATTCGGTAATGACCAACCCAGACCCAGTTTCCTCGGAAACTTTAATAATGACATGAAATTTGGGGCTACCCCAATTTACCAAATGAAGTTTCCCTCTTTACAAAACACCATCTCTTATGCTTCTCTTGGTCTGAATTCTAACTGCACTTTTAACCTTCAATCCTATCCCTTTGTAGTCCCCGACTTCCCAATTTCGCTGCCATTGGAACTTCCCAATGCAGGGAATCTTACTTTAGCTGGTCTTGATTTTAATGTTGGAAAACCAGTTGGTCCAGTTCAGTCTTTCCGTTCAGGGCAGCAGCTGAAGGAAAATGATGCAAGGTTTCTCAGGCCAAAGCAGGAGCAAAATGATGATAACCTTTACGATGCCTGCCTGGCCACAGTTGATCATGGAAATGCGTcgtcatcctcctcctcctcatcgtCTTCTATTTATCACCGGGTCATTTGA